The proteins below come from a single Pseudarthrobacter sp. SSS035 genomic window:
- a CDS encoding permease, whose translation MTAEVQAPAKSLGSWVIGVVGVAGLVAIIAGVYISREALIGVAAVIAVAVGIGWPHFLRIPAKKTLAAVIALPGVGSALAAGFVPAPGFLDWTPAFMALGMMAVFVVQLIRGTGQAQRLESTLGCCAGVLLSCLGAGWVAGVRFNGVREMLLVAAISAAVALLAGLIRWPDSIVAPLGIVMAGLAGPLAGLVFSDIAVLPAAIFGVVVGAVLVSFRRLVTLRGGPLNLLAAVSMGLAPVSAVGSLAYFIDKLLIY comes from the coding sequence ATGACCGCCGAGGTGCAGGCCCCGGCAAAGTCACTGGGCTCGTGGGTCATCGGTGTTGTCGGGGTGGCGGGACTCGTAGCGATCATCGCCGGCGTCTACATCTCACGAGAGGCACTCATCGGCGTCGCCGCGGTGATTGCTGTGGCGGTAGGCATCGGCTGGCCCCACTTTCTCCGCATCCCCGCGAAAAAGACCCTTGCAGCCGTCATCGCGCTGCCCGGCGTCGGATCCGCGCTCGCGGCCGGCTTTGTCCCCGCTCCGGGTTTCCTGGACTGGACGCCTGCATTTATGGCGCTGGGAATGATGGCCGTGTTTGTGGTGCAGCTCATCCGAGGCACCGGCCAGGCCCAGCGGCTTGAATCCACCCTGGGCTGCTGCGCCGGTGTGCTCCTCTCCTGCCTGGGAGCAGGCTGGGTCGCCGGCGTGCGCTTCAACGGCGTCCGCGAGATGCTCCTGGTGGCAGCCATCAGCGCTGCCGTGGCGCTGCTGGCCGGCCTGATCCGCTGGCCGGACAGCATCGTGGCCCCCCTCGGCATCGTGATGGCAGGCCTTGCCGGGCCGCTCGCCGGACTGGTCTTCTCCGACATTGCCGTTCTGCCGGCGGCGATCTTCGGTGTTGTGGTGGGCGCCGTGCTGGTCAGCTTCCGCCGACTCGTAACACTCCGCGGCGGTCCGCTGAATCTTTTGGCTGCGGTTAGCATGGGCCTTGCGCCGGTTTCGGCCGTGGGCTCCCTGGCTTACTTCATAGACAAACTACTCATCTACTAA
- a CDS encoding FABP family protein — protein MPIEIPTDLTPELVPLSWLIGEWEGSGRLGSGDEDSEHFLQHVNFTHNGLPYLQYRAESWLTDDDGTRLRPLTVETGFWALERKQLDADGGPGLIPADIVPALKSADEVEALRNKDGGFDISVSISHPGGISELYYGQIKGPQIQLTTDMVMRGSHSKDYSAATRIFGLVDGNLLWRWDVATGGTSQPGKGLEAHASAFLKKVS, from the coding sequence GTGCCGATAGAAATTCCTACAGACCTGACACCCGAACTTGTTCCGCTTTCCTGGCTCATTGGTGAGTGGGAAGGCAGCGGCCGGCTCGGCAGCGGGGACGAGGACTCGGAACACTTCCTCCAGCATGTCAACTTCACGCACAACGGCCTGCCGTACCTTCAGTACCGCGCGGAGAGCTGGTTAACGGACGACGACGGCACGCGCCTGCGGCCGCTGACAGTTGAGACCGGTTTCTGGGCGCTGGAGCGCAAACAGCTTGATGCCGACGGCGGACCGGGCCTGATTCCGGCCGATATTGTTCCCGCCCTCAAGAGCGCCGATGAAGTCGAAGCGCTCCGCAATAAAGACGGCGGGTTCGATATCTCGGTGTCCATCTCACATCCCGGCGGGATCTCTGAGCTGTACTACGGCCAGATCAAGGGCCCGCAGATCCAGCTGACCACCGACATGGTGATGCGCGGCAGCCATTCCAAGGACTACAGCGCGGCCACCCGGATCTTCGGACTGGTGGACGGCAACCTGCTCTGGCGCTGGGACGTGGCCACCGGCGGAACATCGCAGCCCGGCAAGGGCCTCGAAGCGCACGCCTCGGCCTTCCTGAAAAAGGTTTCCTGA